In a genomic window of Melitaea cinxia chromosome 27, ilMelCinx1.1, whole genome shotgun sequence:
- the LOC123667291 gene encoding putative uncharacterized protein DDB_G0271606, which yields MVSTNQNSVTTEIHSEANVSTTKEVFDQNNNTHQDTKNKDDNKDLKKITKIPKLKQAVDKIKKEQASQEKPSNEPQVIKKIQSAIPRLKDTKKAQNTQTEINKNQNDQKEQQQQQQQQQQQLVQREESLKLDDEFDKLYEEIVEQDSSSSSIPTPVKFEELLKSDTQFEEIIHSYEDTKVQIVTEKVKSKIPLLKRKSEVEIEVLPTNRRSSLRKSLSSDDSTSKIALATKDKTTKVISNNKFKRSNSKSESNTENKSEIKVDSQTKFIRHNSTSESNIIENKSETVLESVITNVTKNKAK from the exons ATGGTATCAACAAATCAAAACTCAGTAACAACTGAAATCCATTCTGAAGCTAATGTATCTACAACAAAAGAAGTTTttgatcaaaataataatactcatCAAG atacaaaaaataaagacGATAACAaggatttaaagaaaataacaaaaataccaAAATTGAAACAGGCCGTTGACAAGATAAAGAAGGAACAGGCGTCACAAGAAAAGCCTTCTAATGAG CCTCAagttataaagaaaatacaatCAGCAATTCCACGGCTTAAAGACACGAAGAAAGCACAAAATACACAGACggagataaataaaaatcaaaatgatCAAAAAgagcaacaacaacaacaacagcagCAGCAGCAACAGCTGGTGCAAAGAGAAGAATCACTAAAACTTGACGATGAGTTTGATAAGCTATATGAAGAAATTGTAGAACAAGATTCTTCCAGTAGTAGCATACCTACTCCTGTGAAATTCGAGGAACTATTAAAGTCCGACACTCAGTTTGAGGAAATAATACACTCTTACGAGGACACCAAAGTTCAAATTGTCACGGAGaaagttaaaagtaaaataccATTGCTCAAGCGTAAGAGTGAGGTGGAGATTGAAGTTCTACCGACTAATAGAAGAAGTTCGCTCAGAAAGAGTCTCTCAAGCGATGATTCTACTAGTAAAATTGCTTTAGCAACAAAAGACAAAACAACAAAAgtcatttcaaataataaatttaaaagaagtaATTCAAAATCTGAAAGTAATACCGAAAACaagtctgaaataaaagtagattCACAAACTAAATTTATAAGACACAATTCAACATCAGaaagtaatattattgaaaataaatctgAAACTGTTTTGGAAAGTGTTATTACAAATGTAACAAAA AATAAAGCGAAGTAA